In the genome of Hyalangium gracile, the window CGAGAGGGCGGACGAGCCCGTGTAGGGAATCCCGAGCAGGTCCAGCAGGCAGGGGATGACCATCTCGCCCCGGCTGTCGGCGGCCAGGGACTCACACAGGTTGATGACGAGGTCCGGCTGCACGCGGCGCAGCGTGTCCACGAAGTCCAGGCGGTCGCCCTCGATGGCGAGCGGCTCGGCGTGCGTCTCTCCTCGGGTGAGGGCCTCCGAGAGGGCGGAGGCGACGCGCACCACATCCTCGCGAGCCTCCCGTCCTGGATCGTCTTCGAGGAGATCGTGGTCGCGGTTGTGCAGGATGACGATGTGCATTCGTATTGGGGAAGAAGGGTTAGCACGTCCCCAGAGCCGATCCCAGTCCGACGCGAAGGCTTGACCGGCTGGTCGTCCGGTGTTTCTGGGAGTGCTGCCCGGCAGGGGTATCCAGGAGTATGGAAAGGGAACCATGCGGATTCGCGACCCCATCCACGGCACCATCGCGGTGAGCGACCCGGAGAAGGCCATCATTGACAGCCGGCACTACCAGCGCCTGCGCCATGTGCGGCAGCTGGGGTTCGGGGACCTGGCCTTTCCGGGAGCCACCCACACGCGGCATGCCCACTCGCTGGGGGCCATGCACGTGGCCTCGCGGCTGTTCGGGGCGGTGGCCTCGCGGGCGGAGCTGCCGGAGGAGGTGCAGTCCCGCTTCTGCGCGGCCGTCCGGCTGGCGGTGCTCTGCCATGACCTGGGCCACATGCCGCTGTCCCACGCCTCGGAGCGCATCGCCCCGCCCCGGGCGCACCTGAAGCTGCCCGCCTGGCTGGACGCCACGGCCGAGGGCCCCCAGGCCACCCACGAGGACTTCACGGCGAAGATCCTCCTGGACAGCACGCTCACGCCCCTCATCGAGGAGCACTTCGGGCCGCTGGGCATCCGCGCGGACGCGGTGGTGGGGCTGATCACCGGCGCCAGGCCGCCGAGGGACCCGGGCTTCACGTACCGGGGCGTGGACTGGTCACCGCTGCTGCGGGCCCTGGTGTCCGGCGAGCTGGACGCGGACCGGATGGACTACCTGCTGCGCGACTCCTTCTATACGGGCGTCAACTATGGCCGGTACGACTTCGAGTGGATCATCTCGAACCTGAACCCGGCGGTGAAGGACGGGCGGGCGTACCTGGCGCTGAGCCGGGCGGCGGCGTTCGCCTTCGAGGACTTCCTCCTCAGCCGCTACCACATGTTCGTCTCGGTCTACTACCACCACACCTCGGTGAACTTCGACCACATGCTCAGGCGCTACTACGAGGAGGCGCCCGGCGAGTTCGAGATTCCCGCGGACCCGGAGGCGTTCCTGCTCTGCGATGACGCGGCGCTCTGGTACACGCTGCGCCGCTCGAAGAACCGGTGGGCGGAGCGCATCTCCACGCGGCGGGGGTTCAAGCTGCTGGCCCAGTTCACCGAGCGCGACACGGGGTATGACCTGGACGTGCTGCGTAGCGCGCTGGTGGCCGGTCAGCTCGAGCACTACGTCGTCGAGTCGCAGGGCGTGCTCTCGAAGTACTTCGGCGAGGGGGCCGGCCCCAGCCTCTTCATCGTGGATGTCTCCACGGGCCGGCTCACGGAGGTGGCGCGCTACACGCCGCTCTACCAGCGCTACAGCGGCTCGGTGCGGCTGACGCGGGTGTACGTGCGGCCGGACCAGATCGAGACGGCGCGAGGGATGATGGCGCGCCTGCTGGGGCAGGCGGTGCAGTCATGAGCGAGGCCCTCCCCGGCATGCCGAGGCCGCCTCCGCACTCACCCGTGCAGCCTCGGCCGGCGGCGGTGGTGGTGCTGTACCGGCGGGTGGGCTCGGGCGTGGAGGTGTTCTGGGTGAAGCGGGAGAAGACGCTCCGGTTCGCGGGCGGCTTCTACGCCTTCCCAGGTGGCAAGGTGGACAAGGAGGACGCGCAGGTGCCGGTGCGCGGGGCGTCCGGAGAGGAGGCCGCGATCCGCGCGGCCGCCGTGCGAGAGCTCTTCGAGGAGACCGGGGTGCTGATGGCGGAGGGCGCGCAGGCGCTGAGCCCGGAGCGCCTGAAGGCGCTGCGCCGGGCGCTGCTGGCGGACGAGCGCAAGTGGGGGCAGCTGCTCGCCGAGGAGGGCCTGGCGCTGCGTTCGGAGGACTTCCATCCCGCCGGCAGGTGGATCACCCCTCCCTATATGC includes:
- a CDS encoding HD domain-containing protein — protein: MRIRDPIHGTIAVSDPEKAIIDSRHYQRLRHVRQLGFGDLAFPGATHTRHAHSLGAMHVASRLFGAVASRAELPEEVQSRFCAAVRLAVLCHDLGHMPLSHASERIAPPRAHLKLPAWLDATAEGPQATHEDFTAKILLDSTLTPLIEEHFGPLGIRADAVVGLITGARPPRDPGFTYRGVDWSPLLRALVSGELDADRMDYLLRDSFYTGVNYGRYDFEWIISNLNPAVKDGRAYLALSRAAAFAFEDFLLSRYHMFVSVYYHHTSVNFDHMLRRYYEEAPGEFEIPADPEAFLLCDDAALWYTLRRSKNRWAERISTRRGFKLLAQFTERDTGYDLDVLRSALVAGQLEHYVVESQGVLSKYFGEGAGPSLFIVDVSTGRLTEVARYTPLYQRYSGSVRLTRVYVRPDQIETARGMMARLLGQAVQS